GCGTCACGTGGAAGCTCGCGTCGCGCTTTTGTGTATTactttctttccagcgcgctccgaGCGATGTAAGCACGCGCAGACGGATTGATCGCggcaggtcgcgggatcaaatcgcggctgcgtcgaccgcatttcgatgggggcgttaTGCAGTATGCGATGGGGGCGTTTAACGTGcccccgtgcattgggggcacgttaaagaaccccagcaggtcaaaataaatccgaagtcccccattactacgtgccttataatcagattgtggtgttggcacgtaaaactcaagAATCACTTTTTTTCTCTGTCTTATGTGCCTTGAGTGTTCCAGTTAAAGCAACACTGCTTCCCTGCAAAAACTTACAACGCCGAAGAATACAGACGTACATAGTATACGGATATAGAATGAGCATTTCAACAAAAGTGTAACTGGTGCTAATGAGAGGGGGGCGATAATTATATTCGGAAGGTCTTTCCAGTTGCCCCATGAATTTCATTCTTGCTATCAAATTTCAACCACTTGcactataataaataaataaatatttgattTGCTGGTACGTTCAAATTATCGACACTGTCTATGTGGGAAAATGTTGCTCATGGCTGCCATAACCAGTGCATGAGTCACAcgcatctgtaaaaggcgcggagcAGTAACGGCCTAGATGCTAGGCATTGCTGGCCCCAGACAGCTGGAATCTcccacgcgccggccgaacaaaagtatacTGCAGGTACGTAAACGAACCTACAATGctacgtacacatactttcacgcagtCAAAACTTGAAACTGAGGTAACTGCGCAAATGTTTTGGGCAGACCGTGTGCATGCGTCGtctttcagcaacacgaactctcaacgtgcgggcgctttacgccttaaataatgGTCATTGTTTCTATTTTTTGCGCAATTCCAACACAAcattattaaagggaccctgaaacgcttttgacgattttctacaaacgtactgagttgttAGAGTAGATCCTTCTGATCactaattgacacatctaagtgctccgcgcaaagcgtgtaatttattataaggttttaaaaatgcacatcgctgccgatcgcagcgcactgctcggcggaattttaaagggaccctgaaacgattttggcgattttctacaaacgtactgagtcgttagagtaggtccttctgatcattaattgacacatctaagtgctctgcgtaaagcgtgtaatttattataaggttttaaaaatgcacatcgctgtcgatcgcagcgcactgctcggcggaattttaagctgcccctacccatatgatgcaaataacccatatgacgtcagatgggcgagctatctgattggctgaccagggcgcgtggtcgataatttttccaactttatggtgaacaaataatgctcgtaatagttggaatgttagttacattgtttttgtaaaaagaaaataacttaaagagaatacacaagaatagttttttagtacacttgagcacttccggcacacagcacgtgtcgtctgcttgtgttacaacgtgcgcagtctttgacgagagctccgccgtcagtgtcgatcagtcttttcgtgagcacgatgaatcacccttgttgcgttgtgggctgcagacgtagcgactggaaagatgtgaagttgcgaaatcgtgtccctctgcaaggcagcatacgagcgaactggctgctgcgcatcggactgcggctatccgataggcgccaggatttgcgcgtttgtggccgtcactttacagcggaagattactaacgcaatagcgtttcgcaagtccggtattagggcaaacacaagcgcaaggggacagggtctggccgcttgactgtgccgggatgagccatgagatgagcagaaaggtaaatgtgaatggtctgcacggtgcagccacctggtggcacagagctcaaccatacacagtagcagaaacgaagtgcattcttctttgctgctggtgtgtatttttcgcaggagtgtaatcatcaacacggtgttcttataaatgtttaaaatgttttacacttggttagagcaatattagcgcttcgtttgactggttaagcgctgcgccaacaagtgtctggaccgtgcagaccgatcaggctgctcacgtacgtctactctgaagttccttcatcagcttgagtttatgcctccagtcatttgccgaaatgaccagcttgcctgtggttaccggaataccggccaccttcggcgctacgacagaatgctcgcaacgcacgctgcttcgatggctctcggtcgacggccaagcggccagcggagaggtctcgcgcgggaggaggcgtgctccaacaaccggaagtggatgatgtgacgtcgcatcgtgacgcaggatcagtgaaggcggagcttagcgccgctcgctcggcgagcgagttgaggaggaaaggcatggctagggaggagggtaacttctaatcgcttgtaactacattaatacgtaacgcttcacttaaattgtggtgctaatgttctacttaagctgtaccctatgcgcctacaaaatttgtccgaaccgtttcaggggccctttaagccgcccctacccatatgaccgaaatcacccatatgacgtcagtggggcgagctatccgattggctgaccagggcgcgtgatcgataatttttccaactttatggtaaacaaatgatcttcggaatagttggaatgttggttaatttgtttttataaaaaaagtaacataaagagcgtgcacaagaacaatttttcagtacacttaaagggcccctgaaacggttcggacaaattttgtaggggcgtagggtacagcttaagtagaacattcgcaccacaatttaagtgaagcgttacgtattaatggagctgccagcgattagaagttaccctcctccctagctatgcttttcctcctcaactcgctcgccgaaggagcggcgctaagctccgccttcactggtttagCGTCACGAtacgacgtcacatcgttcacttccggttgttttggagcacgcCCCCTCGCACGCGAGAcctccaaggtcgattcaaataggtcgcgaagcttcgggcgaatagcggttcagtacagattgtcaccgacatcagcatgggggattatgggagcagcgattgaagcgcgactatgtttggagggaacaaacattgggaatgaaaaacgcgttttttaattcaaacgagactcagttagattcattcaacgaaaataaaattcctagtgaaatttatatattcgtgatgagttaagaaaatacgtttaattttattattattaataaatgcattttttttcggcgcccatcgctacagggggcgttgacgccactatcactcgcagtgcaatgcacgtcttgaaatgggcagaaaggcgcactcgtatcacctgttgaaatacgcccccctcacaatttatgctttcttgcttgtcgaagtttgtctgaatttggtgacgcgggtagcttcattgcttcttaatctgttcagtcaaaagtagtgagttacgaccgccagataattgtgtagttgttttcgtgcgactgcgctggccgatgggcttggcatccgacaataggatcagcactctgcacctaaagctttcgtcggcctccaaagaaagtatgttctgtgcagggatgcgatttggACAACCGTATGACTGGCCTTTTCCTGcgtcgctttccacgctgaaatctcgaaacgcccatcaagtcgaatggcggggcatttgaatatatagctccaaaggaagaacaacaaaaatttcgcgccttcgaaaataatatgacgtcacttctgcttttaacggacatggcgtcacgttattttttcttccgccgaaagtgctcccaccacatacagatggcgctaagccccatgaaccggtgatggaccgccatgttttgaacgtatgggctcctatggaagcttcgctaccaggtatatttaccttgagacctctccgctagccgcttggccgtcgaccgagagctatcgaagcagcgtgcgttgcgagcattctgtcgtagcgccgaacgtgtccggtattccggtaaccacaggcaagctggtcatttcggcaaatgactggaggcataaactcaagctgatgaacgaactttagcgtagacgtacgtgagcagcctgatcggtctgcacggtccacacacttgctggcgcagcgcttaaccagtcaaacagagcgctaatattgctctaaccaagtgtaaaacattttaaacatttataaaaacaacgtgttgatgattacactcctgcgaaaaatacacaccagcagcaaagaagaatacacctcgttgctgctactgtgtatggttgagctctgtgccaccaggtggctgcaccgtgcagaccattcacatttgcccttctgctcatatcGTGGCTCATCCCAGCACAGTCAATAaccggccagaccctgtccccttgcgcttgcgttttcgcgaaacgctattgcgttagtaatcttccggtgtaaagtgacggccacaaacgcgcaaatcctggcaccgatcggataccggcagtccgatgcgcagcagccagttcgcttgtatactgccttgcagagggacacgatgtcgcaggtTGACATATTGTCAGTCGCTAGGtctgcagtccacaaggcaacaaagtcgaaacatagtgctcgcgaaaagactgagactctgaccgcggagctctcgtcaaaatggagtacgttgtaacacaagcagacgacacttgctgtgggCCGGAAGTGCTGCAGTGTACTGAAAAAtggttcttgtgcattctctttatgttactttctttttatgaaaacaaatgaactaacattgcAACTATTACAAAGattatttgttcaccataaagttggaaaaattatcaatcacgcggcctggtcagccaatcggatagctcaccccactgacgtcatatgggtgatttccgtcatatgggtagggccggcttaaaattccgccgagcagcgtgctgcgatcggcagcgatgtgcatttttaaaaccttataataaattacacgctttacgcatagcacttagatgtgtcaattaatggtcagaaggacctactctaacgactcagtacgtttgtagaaaatcgtcaaaatcatttcagggtccctttaagcacttccggcaaacAGCAATGGTCGTCTGCTTGtgtacaacgtactccattttgacgagagctccgcggtcagagtcggtctcagtcttttcgggagcactatgattcgactttgttgccttgtggactgcaaacgtagcgactggcaatatgtcaagctgtgacatcgtgtccctctgcaaggcagcgtacgagcgaactggctgctgcgcatcggactgccgctatccgatcggcgccaggatttgcgcgtttgtggccgtcactttacaccggaacattactaacgcaatagcgtttcgcgagtccggtattagggcaaacgcaagcgcaaggggacagggcctggccgcttgactgtgccgtaacgggatgagtcatgagatgagcagaagggcaaatgtgaatggtctgcacggtgcagccacctggtggcacagagctcaaccatacacagtagcagcaacgaagtgtattcttttttgctgctggtgtgtatttttcgcaggcgtgtaatcatcaacacgttgtttttataaatgcttaaaatgttttacacttggttagagcaatattagcgctttgtttggctggttaagcgctgcgccaacaatggaccgtgcagaccgatcaggccgctcacgtacgtctacgctaaagttcgcTCATCAGCTTGGAGTTTATGCcacagtcatttgccgaaatgatcagcttgcctgtggttaacggaataccagacatgttcgGGGCTACGACAgattgctcgcaacgcacgctgcttcgatagctccgcttggggtcgacggcctagcggctagcggagaggtctcgcgcgggcgggggcgggctccaaaacaaccggaagtggacgatgtgacgtcgcatcgtgacgtcaaaccagtgaaggcggagcttaaccCCGATCGCTCgtcgaacgagttgaggaggaaaagcatggctagggaggagggtgacttctaatcgcttgtagctccattaatacgtaacgcttcaccttaattgtggtgcgaatgtcctacttaagctgtaccctacgcgtctacaaaatttgtccgaaccgtttcaggggccctttaaggcctGTTAACGACGGACCAAATAAAATCTCGCCTCGAAAACAGCTCCGCAGGGCTGGAACGGatttttccgcggatttcctccggtagcgcgttagccgtcgtctgctacgctagGGCcagcataggcggcgccactgtcgaGGCCGCGCCAAGCGCGGGAGTGGAGCGTATGAGGAGAGAAGTGGTtggcgccatagagtttcctacaaaatttgtTGGCGCTACATTTGGAGATTGAGAGGTTATACGCACAACTAATTTAGCTACGCCTGCTTGCGTAACGCGGGTGACTGAGCGCGCGCCGCAGCCGTTCCCGATAAGAAGTGGTAGACGCTCCGTCCCTGCGTCTGTCAAGTGTCAGGTTATTACGCGTCTGTCTTCCTCCGACTTCCGCTGTGAGGCGCCACCCAGATGGTACTCTCCCCCGTGACCGTAAAGCAGGCGCGAACTGTAGCCGACGGGGGAGACCAGGAAAGGACGACAGGAGAGGGTGGTGAACGGTCGCATCGGCCGCATCTGGCTGGCACTGAAAAAAATATAGGAGGCGCTGCCTAAGCActttttatgagttgtgaatgcgaagacagtaatgtccaactgaacgccgctgCGCGATAGTTCCAGTTATGAACTCGCGGCCAAGCGAGCATGTTGAGACGCGTGGCGGGTGTTGATTTGTCCttgccgaggcgcagttaaaacgcaggtgagagcttgcgctGACGAGGAACACGCGAATAActcaggcttccgagagcgagagcaaGGGTGACGTGGCGTTACGGCGATGCCCTCACCCCATCATCACTGCagcggcagcaggtgttctctTTCGCCCTTTCTACTCCGTCGACGCCCGAGCCAGCGTCACGAGGTGTGCTCGtggcgtggcgtcgcagccaatgggaagttaGGTACCGTTTCGCTACTACAGCGCCGCCGgctttttttcgctcaatgggccatttgacgctttcgtgCGAGTAATAAAAACGCAACTCCAGCGATTGTGCCAAGACAAGAACATAACAGAAACGACGCCGAGCGGGCCCATTTTATTGGACAGGGTGCACCACGGCACCGCACCCGTGCTCATGCTGCAGCATAGAACGGCGGCCTCGTTCATCACCCAAAGAGGAATGGCATGCCCATCATTCCCATCATTCCCAGGGGTCCAAAGGGGCCGCCAATGCATCGACACCGGAAGCCCATGCAGAAGCCCGTGCTGCCGGGGTACAGCATGAAGCAGCGTTGCCGGCACAAGAACGGGTTGCCCATCATGCACGCGAAGCCACGACCTGCGAACGCGCCGCGTAGGAACGGGCTGCGTGAGTAAATGACGAGCAGGTGTATTCCATCACATATTTCATCGTCCTTTCGCTACACGGCGAACTGTTTTTATCTCCTCATTGCGTGTAATCTCGAGCATATAATTGTCATAAAATTGGTATTGCATCATTCGGAATGTGTGCTTTCTTTCGGGCACGCCTGTCACCAATACCCGAAAAGTGCAATGACCTTCCTTTCTGCGCTTATGCTAGCGCAGCTGACCATGCTATATATATTAAGACTCCTTTAGATGACGTTTCACCGTGACGGTAATTTTACTCTACTTCTTTGTAATTTGCTTTTGTGATGACGGCAACCGTTCCACTGAGCAATCCCTGTTAGCGTGAAAGGCGTATACTAAAATTAATGGATCGTGTTTGATTGGTGTACTGCAAAGCGACGATATTTGAAAGCCCAGGAGGCGTTGAAATTCGTTGGGGATGTTCATTAGGTTTGTATAACCCACATGCTACAACAACGTTTTAACCATTCGATACGTAAGACGCTTACTGTTTGGAAAAGTGAGAGGCATTCATCCCAGCATAAATTCAATTTTTGGATGGTGGCGAGTCCACAGGCCGATCAGTTCTCTTTACTTAAAATGTATAACGGGAACATTTCACATAGACTGTGCTATTGAATAAGCTAAATATTTACCAACAAGTTCAGATGGCGGGCAGCATACTTTGACCTATTGTGCGATCCCTGATATTTACAAATGGGCCTCCGCTGGAAGCGCTTGCTTGACTCCACCGAGTGTGATAAATGCAAGAATTTGCAGTGACCTCACCACCACCGACTAGTGAGTGACTATACCGGCGAATGGAGCATAGTGCCACACATCGACAAAAAGCACTGCTTTTCACTAACACTCATCGCTGACTGAAGAAGAGTTGCTTCAAAAACGTGTAAGATGTTTAATAGGCGCTTCTTAATTAGCATAGTCCTGGTAGCTCCTGTTCGTTTCTTGGAAAATGCCAAAGGAAGGACCCGCTTACGAACTTGGGTGTTTCGATAGTAATTCAGTATGATTTCGTTTTATAATTGACCATTTTAGGAAATTACTCAATTACATCCACTCCTGAAGCATTTGAACTTACAATCAGCAAGAATCGAAGTAGCCGTTCGGAGAAACTTGTTTATGTAAGCGGATTAATTCACTGCCGCCTGCAATAGATATTTCTTTAACCTGATGAAGCGCATTACCGTTATCACACCGAATAATTTTATAGTCTGAACGGGCTTAAGTGCAGCAAGTATGGAGTGGTTTCTCCCGTGGAATTGTGCCCTGTACACTGGCCGCATATGCTGCACGGGGATACAAGTTGCTTGCCGTTACATCGTGGGGTTACATCCTGTGGGTTGAAACTCATCTCTAACAACAACGAAGTGCATATCAAGCCTCGCGTTTTCTCGTTGGCAACGGTCAAGCGTTGACTGAAATTGCAGTCCCCAATTGCTTACGTTTTACTGCGTCCTTTTTGAGAGCAACCATGCAGAGGAGGTCTCGTAGACGAAAACATAACGGCTAGGTGCTTTCTCCTGCTTGCAGCCACGCTTTCACACGTAAGCGATAAAACGGAGCTTCAGAAATGGGGGAACCGGGTGGAAAATGTAGAGTTCCGGAATAAAATACTGTTACCTTCAGTGAAGTTAAGGCAGTACCATAAACTACTGGTAAATGGTACTAAAATTGTAAATATATTTACTCTGCAGTGATTACACTACCGCCAGTTAAATACTGGTCGCGTTTACATGCATGCTACAGTAGCGTTGGGTACCGTTCGCAGTTGAGTGAAGGAGAGCACACGCCGGCAGCCGTCTCACTTTCCCCTCTCATTCGATGCAATACAACAGCGCTAACATGCACCGCGTGAGTCGACTCAGCCGTCTCGATATACCCTCCTCTGCATGGTGCATTAACACGATTTGCCTTCGTAGCGCATTAGAGCCGTATACATGGATGCTATGCAGGACTTGTCGCGTTCATGTACCCGCGGCTAAGATCAATCGAACTACTTggtaaaaaaatgaaacaaaacgtTTATTCTATGAAATGTCACAATGAAAACCTGTATAGGACATTGAACAGGCGCACTTACTGAGGTCGCTTCAGTGCAGTCGCTTCAATGTTTTTACTTTTTCTTGAACTTACGGTGTAAAAAGAGGATGGACGCAGAAACGCAATGAAAACAGCACTTGCAACTTCGTTGCTAGGGTATTGTAAAATATGAATTAAAAGTTCGTTGAATTATTTGTAGCGCATTTTCAGCATGTCAGGCTACGTGACAGTTCCACCACAAATCGCTCACAAATTGTGATTGCTGTGTCTAGAACACTGCGCTAGCTCTCCAATCTCGGTTACCATCACATGCCCAAATGAGCGAGGCTGTATGGCAGTCGGTCATCTTTTTGTAAGACCCAGAAAATTGTTTTGGCTTTTTTATTCATTACGACATTACCACAGCTCAAATCAAAACACTTGATTGGTGATATCCATAAATCCGACAACCCTGTGCTGCAATTGGACAACGCTCAGTTGAGGTGTAGCCAACTCTGGATTTAGACTTGGGCAGGCTCTATGCTCCCTCTCGGCAACATTGTGCGAGGCTGCGAAGCTTAGGGCTTCTGTTGCCAATCAAAAAAGATATGCGTGTTCTAAGAAAGAAAAGGCTTCACCCACGCGCGCTACTGATCCTTCCATGAAACTTTCATGGTGTTTTTCACTGGTCCATCTGGAGCGGCTGCCGAAATACTGGAGTAAGTGCTCGGATTTCACCAATCCGAAACTGCCAGCGGACAACAAAAATGCTCCGCGGTGGATCATGCTGAAAGTCTGCGCGCACACGTCACACAAACCGACTTCCGCTCTGTACATTTCCATGGCAACCAAAGTCGCTGTCCCACTGCAAGCGGAAGTGACGTATGCTTCTATTCCTATTTCCCCCCGAACCCGTGCCCCGCCCGCGGAGCGAGAGACCCGGTAGTATTTAtacaattgctagtaagtacagcggAACGTGGCACTTTCGGAGGCACCCGACGTTGCTCCTTGAATATCTCACTTTGCCTAGGCATTACGGAGGAGAAGATTTAACGCAATAgggttaaggagcccgtgtcgcagaaaatccggcgttggacGTCATTTCGGCAAGAGTTTCGAACCACCTATACCCAGGCCATCCATGTGATGTAAGAAATTTaccgaactaattgaatttctcaagctaaaatacgtcgaaaatcgtaaactacgacttacagaCAACCTACAGAAATGACAGctttcggattgtaatttgactataccaGAAAATAGAACTATGTTACAGGAAAACTCAAAGAAAtccattttccagcgtttctacaattcacaGAGCGGCCGCGACGTCCGCCATtggcgcgcgccggcgcgcgggtGTCTCAGGGGCCACGGAGTGgcacgcccggttccttgcaatacctccagctggcgctcgcctccgccgcatcgcggcccacgcaagaggccgcgtgtctaccagaaagcccgccttcgtgcatagcgttcgcggtcagggtttcccggtaaacagtgcggttacatacgctccagttgccgggaagcgtgaggagcagtcagggatatttgaatgctatcgcgttccactcttgaaggtgaagcttaagcgtcctcccaattttctttgctcgtgttgtatgcgtttgtcccgtACGCTACAGTGTACCTATAGGCGGGCCgacattgcggagtggggtcgagtttgtttacgctctgaCGCTGGCTACCTGCGTGGTCAGGCAGTGGGTACGAACGCCCTATTAGGcaatcgctgtgtctgaaggtacgtcggacaggctttctcgcgcctgcggcgctggtgctgagtcagtcctGTCGAATTAAACCTTTCTTGCCCCTTATGGCActctacattaaaaaaaaaaagaacatcactGATTTTTCCGAAGGAACAAAGGGGCCGTAGTAGAGGCCGGGTCGGCTCTCCTGGTGCAGCATCTTCGCTCTTGGGaggcttttcgtatgctgctgttCGTCACTTTTCAGAAACATTTATGAGTAGTCCCCTTTGAGCGAGataaacgcacagcgccttagcaaccgcggttgaacacCACTGCCTGATGTTACACCTTGAGGATTATGGGCTTTGCGTCTCGCCCATGTTGGGTTAGGTTACCTTACGTTTACGTTAGGCTTAGGTTAGGTTAGCGCAAAAGGCGTTAGCGTGGCGCGGCCGCATATTCTCAAAGTGGTTACGCCGTCAGGATTATTGTCTTTGCGTCTCGGCCACCTTTGGTTCCGTTAACGTTCGGTTAGGCTATGTTAGGTTACGTTATCGTAAAATGCGTTAGGGTAGTGCGACGTATTCTCACAGCGGTTGCAGGGGCGTCTAGCATCACCGGAGGCCTTtgagccacttgcgttcaaccgcggttgctaaggtgctctgccttctagattttcaatatatgcggcccggcctCTACTACGGTCCCTACTCCTCTCACGGTAACGCCTGCATGTTATTTTCAAGGTACATCACCGTAAGGAGTGAGAAAGCTATGATCcaccacgactgacttagcacgagcgccgcatgTGCGAGGCAGTCTGTCCGACACAACGGTCGCCAAGtggggcgtcagtgcccgctgcttcaactgtttcaccgcgccggcagccagcgtaaACGAACTTGACGCCACTCCGCAATACCGGCACCAGTAGGGAtaaacgcatacaacacacacTAAAAAActtctccgtagtgcctaggcagagtcatacatTGAATGAGCAAATTTTCTCCCTCGCGTCCGCTCtcactcgcgcatgcgcacaagcaTCCGGCGCCTCCGGAAGTGCCAAGCCCCGCTGTACTGGCAACTGTTAAGTCGGGACCCCGCGCGGAGCGCGTTGACCCGAAATTCCCAATGGAAAGCGCGAACCCGCTCCATATCTACCAGTGAAATCGAGATTCGCCAGAGCTAAAAAGTCCTGCctcagatcgaccagtgaaaaccACCATCAACGCGTCAGCGTGGCAGGGAGGGCCACCACAGATGGACAGTGAAGGAGCACTTCCTGTTCTCGTTCGGGTTGTCTTACGTGATGCCTAGCTTTCACTGTACTTCACGTAGTTGTTTAGATGCAGTATGGTAAACGGCTGCCAGAGCTCCACGCGCTTGCGCATTTTGTCCTCTCTGGCGCGTTCCGTCGCTGAAATTCGAGATGCCCATTTACTGCTGCGTGCCGCTATACGGGGTGTTT
This Dermacentor albipictus isolate Rhodes 1998 colony chromosome 1, USDA_Dalb.pri_finalv2, whole genome shotgun sequence DNA region includes the following protein-coding sequences:
- the LOC135913046 gene encoding longicornsin-like isoform X2 produces the protein MDPRVLLCLVLFIAGSLAAEAEKAHSRSRRGFACMMGNPFLCRQRCFMLYPGSTGFCMGFRCRCIGGPFGPLGMMGMMGMPFLFG